A window from Candidatus Methylomirabilota bacterium encodes these proteins:
- a CDS encoding prepilin-type N-terminal cleavage/methylation domain-containing protein, with amino-acid sequence MRAQRGFTLVEVLIALAILTVAVLGVAATTILQSGGSAGGLSFGQAAVTRGYYLSTATMLAQDRLEQVKRVQYKVGADPFAPGNPPPGFPDESPVTSFPNFNRQVRVVDGPVVPNTKQVTVTVAFTLPTSQGANQESINVKTLVAARP; translated from the coding sequence ATGCGGGCGCAGCGCGGCTTTACCCTTGTCGAGGTCCTGATTGCCCTCGCGATCCTCACCGTCGCAGTCTTAGGAGTGGCGGCAACGACTATACTTCAAAGCGGGGGGAGCGCAGGCGGCCTCTCCTTCGGTCAGGCCGCCGTCACGCGAGGCTATTATCTGTCGACGGCAACCATGCTCGCCCAGGACCGGCTGGAACAGGTGAAACGAGTCCAGTACAAGGTAGGTGCTGACCCCTTTGCTCCAGGCAACCCCCCGCCGGGCTTTCCGGATGAAAGCCCCGTCACCAGCTTTCCTAATTTCAACCGGCAGGTCAGAGTTGTGGACGGTCCTGTTGTCCCGAACACCAAGCAGGTGACCGTCACGGTAGCCTTCACCCTTCCTACGAGTCAGGGGGCGAACCAGGAGAGCATAAACGTCAAGACGCTCGTCGCTGCCAGGCCATAA
- a CDS encoding type II secretion system protein produces MRRFTKTEGYSLIELLIALAIAGLIGGAILGVYRVSQDTYIRASSLEAAQVGARAGLDRMANELRLIGSYWIGASGAGNAITAASPASITFMANVNDLYMANANALEAAATNNVTGTAVSLSILASDTANAFKVYVNSALNDYIYIANGGTREVKQINSINSNTLTLVSATGSTYPVGSLVRDVKMITYARNTGNNTLTRTQGGDTADTIVDNVTGLTFTYFDATGGALPASPPNLGVIREIRIDFTVQDAGGGTRYMTTRVKPRSLP; encoded by the coding sequence ATGAGGCGTTTCACAAAGACAGAGGGGTACAGCCTCATTGAGCTGTTGATCGCCCTGGCGATTGCAGGTTTGATCGGCGGGGCCATCCTGGGCGTCTACCGGGTTTCGCAGGACACCTATATCCGAGCCAGCTCTCTGGAGGCCGCGCAGGTGGGGGCGAGGGCAGGCCTGGACCGTATGGCGAACGAACTGAGGCTGATCGGCTCATACTGGATCGGGGCGTCCGGCGCAGGCAATGCCATCACGGCTGCCAGTCCTGCCAGTATAACCTTTATGGCAAACGTGAACGACTTATACATGGCAAACGCAAATGCGCTTGAGGCGGCAGCTACAAATAACGTCACCGGGACGGCTGTGTCCCTGAGCATATTGGCATCGGATACCGCCAATGCCTTCAAGGTCTATGTGAATTCCGCTCTGAATGATTATATCTATATCGCCAATGGGGGTACGCGGGAAGTCAAGCAGATAAATAGCATAAATAGTAACACGCTTACACTTGTATCGGCCACCGGCTCGACCTATCCCGTGGGCAGTCTTGTCCGGGATGTCAAGATGATCACCTATGCCAGAAATACGGGCAACAATACCCTCACCAGGACTCAGGGCGGAGACACCGCCGATACCATTGTCGATAATGTGACAGGCCTGACTTTTACCTATTTCGATGCTACAGGGGGAGCGTTGCCCGCCAGTCCTCCAAATCTGGGTGTCATCAGAGAGATCCGGATCGACTTCACAGTTCAGGACGCTGGCGGCGGCACGCGCTACATGACCACCAGGGTCAAGCCAAGGAGCCTGCCATGA